In the genome of Paenibacillus sp. FSL R5-0766, one region contains:
- a CDS encoding cytidine deaminase → MDNGLLMQEAIKARTKAYTPYSHFGVGAALLDSEGHVHHGCNIENAAYTPGNCAERTAMFSAIAGGQKPRSFKAIAIVGDTDGPIAPCGVCRQVMYELCEPDMKVILGNMKGDLQETTVAELLPWAFGPSDLNSAKK, encoded by the coding sequence ATGGACAACGGTTTGTTAATGCAAGAAGCAATTAAGGCACGTACGAAGGCGTATACGCCGTACTCCCATTTTGGTGTAGGCGCGGCTTTGCTTGACAGTGAAGGTCATGTGCATCATGGTTGTAATATTGAGAATGCTGCGTATACACCAGGTAACTGTGCTGAGCGTACAGCGATGTTCAGTGCCATTGCAGGTGGGCAGAAGCCTCGCAGCTTCAAAGCGATTGCCATTGTGGGCGACACGGATGGTCCGATTGCTCCATGTGGTGTATGTCGTCAGGTGATGTACGAACTGTGTGAACCGGATATGAAAGTTATCTTGGGGAACATGAAAGGTGATCTGCAAGAGACCACCGTTGCTGAACTGTTACCTTGGGCTTTTGGGCCTTCTGATCTGAATTCTGCCAAAAAATAA
- the ybeY gene encoding rRNA maturation RNase YbeY: MSLNLAWNNEQQDKEITEPMIAMLEQLLNLAGEAEGVADGEVALTFVNDEQIHELNRDYRGIDRPTDVLSFAMNETVDEELDIIYELDEDEEMEEMPDVLGDIIISVPRTILQSEEYGHSFERELGFLFVHGFLHLLGYDHQDEASEAEMMGKQEAVLAQAGLTR; the protein is encoded by the coding sequence ATGAGTCTTAATCTGGCATGGAATAATGAACAACAGGATAAAGAAATTACAGAACCAATGATTGCAATGCTGGAACAGTTGCTGAATCTCGCCGGAGAAGCGGAAGGTGTTGCAGACGGAGAAGTGGCTCTGACTTTTGTGAACGATGAGCAGATCCATGAGTTGAACCGTGATTATCGCGGCATTGATCGTCCTACGGATGTACTGTCTTTTGCGATGAACGAAACGGTGGATGAAGAGCTCGATATTATCTATGAGCTGGACGAAGATGAAGAAATGGAAGAAATGCCGGATGTTCTTGGAGACATCATCATTTCCGTACCACGGACCATCCTGCAAAGTGAAGAGTATGGACACTCATTTGAACGTGAACTTGGTTTTCTGTTTGTCCATGGTTTCTTGCACCTGCTCGGATACGACCATCAGGATGAAGCAAGTGAGGCTGAAATGATGGGCAAACAAGAAGCGGTATTGGCCCAGGCCGGGTTGACACGATAA
- the era gene encoding GTPase Era → MKKQAFKSGFVAIIGRPNVGKSTLMNQVIGQKIAIMSDKPQTTRNKIHGVYTSEHQQIVFLDTPGIHKRQSKLGDYMNQTALNTLGEVEAALFLIDASEGMGGGDRYIAEQLKNIRTPVILVMNKIDKIEPEALLPLIETYRKLHDFAEIVPVSAMLGSNVSTLLEQLGKYLPEGPQYYPDDQVTDHPEQFVCAELIREKILQMTREEVPHSIAVTIEDMKVQDNGVVYISAVIFVERDSQKGIIIGKQGALLKEVGKRARHDIQNLLGSKIFMDLWVKVKKDWRNQDRVLRDLGFGRD, encoded by the coding sequence ATGAAAAAACAAGCATTTAAATCCGGTTTTGTGGCCATTATTGGACGTCCAAATGTAGGTAAATCCACACTGATGAACCAGGTGATCGGACAGAAAATTGCGATCATGTCGGACAAGCCACAAACCACACGTAATAAAATTCATGGGGTGTATACATCCGAACATCAGCAAATCGTTTTCCTGGACACACCGGGTATTCACAAACGTCAATCCAAACTTGGCGATTACATGAACCAGACTGCTCTGAACACACTTGGAGAAGTAGAAGCAGCGTTGTTCCTGATTGATGCTTCGGAAGGCATGGGTGGCGGTGACCGTTATATTGCAGAACAGTTGAAAAATATTCGTACGCCTGTCATTCTTGTCATGAATAAAATTGACAAAATTGAGCCGGAAGCGCTGTTGCCACTCATTGAGACGTATCGCAAGCTTCACGATTTCGCTGAAATCGTTCCTGTCTCTGCCATGCTTGGCAGCAATGTCAGCACGTTGCTGGAACAGCTCGGCAAGTATTTGCCTGAAGGTCCACAGTACTATCCTGATGACCAGGTTACTGACCATCCGGAGCAGTTTGTATGTGCCGAGTTGATTCGTGAGAAAATTCTGCAAATGACTCGTGAAGAAGTGCCTCACTCCATTGCTGTAACTATCGAAGATATGAAAGTGCAAGATAATGGTGTCGTTTATATCTCAGCAGTCATTTTTGTGGAACGTGATTCCCAAAAAGGGATCATTATCGGCAAGCAAGGTGCCCTTCTGAAAGAAGTGGGTAAACGAGCTCGACACGACATTCAGAATTTGCTTGGCTCCAAAATTTTCATGGACCTGTGGGTTAAAGTGAAAAAAGACTGGAGAAATCAGGATAGAGTTCTGCGTGACCTTGGCTTTGGCCGCGACTAA
- a CDS encoding diacylglycerol kinase family protein yields MKRRSWGLVFRNAAEGIAYGLRTQRNVRVHTGVAILMCVAGFFFRISRTDWMFVLTAVFLVLVTELMNTAVEAAVDLAHPHIHPLAKAAKDTAAGAVLLAAVFAVIIGCIVFIKPVMNWLGLY; encoded by the coding sequence ATGAAAAGGCGCTCCTGGGGTCTGGTATTCCGCAATGCTGCGGAAGGAATCGCATATGGGTTGCGGACTCAGCGTAATGTGAGAGTTCACACGGGAGTGGCTATTTTGATGTGTGTAGCCGGCTTTTTTTTCAGAATCTCAAGAACGGATTGGATGTTTGTGCTGACCGCTGTCTTTTTGGTCCTGGTGACTGAATTGATGAACACGGCTGTAGAGGCAGCGGTTGACTTGGCACACCCCCATATCCATCCGCTGGCAAAAGCGGCAAAGGATACCGCGGCCGGGGCAGTTCTGCTGGCTGCGGTATTCGCCGTCATCATCGGTTGTATCGTTTTCATTAAGCCCGTGATGAATTGGCTGGGTTTGTACTGA